DNA sequence from the Methylomonas albis genome:
GCCCAAACCTATTTGCTCAAATGCGATGTCCGAAGCGATCAGGCGTTTATCGGTGTGAGCTCGCGAGCCAACTAGCCAGTTAGGGCGGTTGGATTTTACCCGCCACGGTTAACTCGATCCATGATTTTTGCCCGGTCGAAACCCATCTTCCGAGACAAACGCGCTGTTTAGCTATACGTTACAAGACCGACTTAGCATTTTTAGTATGAGTAGCAAGGTTCTTCGGCACCGAATTACCCGGAATACTGCTGCGTTTCAATGCGGACAAAATCCCCATGGCTGGTGCCGATGATCGAATCGGTGCAGCGCAGGTTTGTCTTATGCCTGACGGTATCTTTGTCGATACATCTTGGGATAGTGTTGGCGTTGACCGATATAGATCGGCCGAGGAAACCGGCTGACCGTTTGACAGCGCTATCGGTGGAATTCAAGATCCTACGCTTAGCGAAACAAGACAGGCAAAATCAGTTGCCGCTAAGTCCGCCATCCAGGATGGCCGGCGGCGGATCAAGGACGCCACCAAAGCCGGCGCGGATTTTGCCGGATCATGGCGATTCTTCGCCCCGGCAAACGAACAACGCCGCGCCGCGGACCGACAAGTCAGCGAATCCCGCACATCCGGAGTCTGCCAAGCTCGACCTATCCAAGGTATTGAACGATATGCGTCAAGTCGCCCGAGAATCGGCCGAACTTGAAGGAGGGAGCAAGTTCGATCGCCGCAAATTGGCGGTTGCCCCGGAAAATCTTAAGGCGCCGGATAGCAGGCCCGTGCAAGAAACGGAAACCTATACGCTTCCCAACGGTTACCAGCGCCGATGTGTCGTCAACGCGGACGGCATAAAGCAATGTATGAGTAAAGAGGCGGATGATGGCAGCATTTGGAATGCTAAGATTTATTTACCGGACTCGCTGCCATCCGACGGCAAATCCGTCGAATTCGCTAGACGTCTACAGCAGGCTGTCGGAAAACATTAACCCTATCGATCAGCTTGATGAAAATGCATGACTTTAGGGTTGCTTCGTGACTTCAATTCGGCCAATGTAGGCTTCGGTTAATTGCACGACGCTTGCCAATGCTAGCCAGCCGAACAGCACGCCTTCGGTAAGGCGTTGAATCAGACCTCGATGGTTGGTCAGAGTCGGCAGAGTCATGAACGCAAGCCCAATCAACACCAGAACGCCGGAAATCTTTAACGGGATCGCGACGCGTTTGCTCGGAATTCGCCCCAATAGAAGCAAGCCAAAACCGCCTCCCAGATATTCAAGCGCACCGAACAGGTTATGAATTTGCTGGCCCAGGAGCCGACCAGCGGGGAGCCAGGATCACACGGGAACAGCGCACAAATCACATAAGCCGTTCCCACCCAGGAAAATGCCAGTAAACCCTGGCGATGAGTAGAGTTCTGCTTGAGCATGCGGTACTGGCAGGCCAACGCAAGCCATTGTGTCAAACCCACCGGCAGGAAAAGTCCGTAATTGATTTGGTCCGCCAATGGCGTTCCGAACGAAGCCAATTCGCTGATGGTCTGGCGCACGGCGTCGTAGTTGGGTAGCGATTGGCCATAATGCCAGTTACCCCAAGCCAACAGGCCCGAGGAAGCCAGCCCCAGCCATCCGGCAAGAATACTACTAGGCGATTTCATTTCTCTTGGCTATCCCTGTCAGCGGACCGGATGGCAATTGGCGGCCAAGCAGCGCATACAAGACCACTGCGTCCAAGGGCTTGTGCAAGACCAGATAGCCCTGCTGCTCGGCTTGGTCCAGGGTCGGCGAATCGAGTTCGCCGCTGATCATTGCCCCGGCGGCGTCCCTCCCGCGAACTCCAACCCTGGCTAGCGCCCATCAAATCGGCGCAACGCGCCACCACCGCCAGGCCCAGACCGTGGCCGGCGTTGTCGATCCGCCAGGCATGTTCGGGGCGGAAGAGCGGCGAATAGATACCTTGCAGGCCGTCTTCCGCGATGCCGACTTCGGTGTTAGGCATTACTTCAGCATTTGCCGGCGGCTTTTAATAACGCATTGCAGCTTGCTTTGTTGGTTTTTCCGGCATCGCTTGAGCCCTTGGTGAAATCCGTGCACATAGCATCAGCCCCGCTTGCCATCCCCCAGGTCGCGAATTTACCGAACCCCGACGGTTCTAAAATTTCACATTTAAAGATGGCCCCATCGTTCGTTTTAACGGTGTACTGCATGCCGTTATAACCAGCTGGCGCTTCCGTTGCCTGTGAATTAGTAATTGTGAAGTTACCAATTTCACGGCCAATCGCCATTGATATTTTGCCTTCGGCTTTGTTGCTTCCTTGGGCGGGAGTGTTATTTGCCGTTGTTGCGCAGCCGGAAAGTACCAACAAGAGAGTTACAGTCAGAAGTTTTTCTACCATTATTGATTCTCCAACGCTCCGAGTTAAAGAAACGCAGGGCATAGGAGCGCGAAAATATGCCTAACGTCAAGTTGTGGTATCAAGCGGCCCAACTAAGTGTCCAGATGGTTGTTGTGCCGGCGCAGGTCGATTTTTCTGCTGTTGGCAGAACTAAATCAGACCGACTCAAAACATGCAAAATAATTACATCTTAACAAACCGCCTGGCCTGGATCACACCCTACTCCGGTAGGGTTCCCTGTCTGCATCCGCCTTCCGATAATGCGCCCAGCCTTGGAGCCGTTAGTCCGGTTTCCGCGTGGCATCAGTTCAAGAACAGCTTTTTGGAGAAAACGATGAAACGTAAAATTTTATGCGCCGCGTTGGCGGCGCTCGGTACGCTGGCAGCAGGCAGCGTGCAAGCGCAGTTGTTCGACCGCGGCGGCGGCCTGATCTACGATAGCGCGCAAAACGTCACCTGGCTGGCGGACGCCAACTACGCCAAAACCAGTGGTTCCGACGCCCAAGGCAAGATGAGCTGGCAAAACGCCGTGGCCTGGGTGGACGGCCTCAGCTACTTGGACGGCGTACGCGGCACCACCTACAGCGATTGGCGCTTACCGACCTTCAACGACCTGGGAGTGCCCGGTTGCGACTATGGATACAGCGGTAGCGATTGCGGATTCAACGTCTCCACGGCCAGCTCGGAGCTTGCTCATCTCTATTACGGCGACTTCAGTAACAAAGGCTCCCTCGATTCGCGTGGCGGACCACAGTCCGGCTACGGCATCGTCGACGATCCGGCGACTGCCGACGACGAAAGTCTGTTTAGCCATATTCAATCCTTTGGTTACTGGCTAGGCACCAGTTACGGCGGCGACGCCAGCAAAGCCTGGTACCTGAGCACTGCGACCGGCATGCAAAATTACATCAGCAAAGGTACCAATTATTACGTATGGGCGGTGCGCGACGGCGATGTCGCGGCGGTGCCTTTGCCAGGTGCGGTCTGGCTGTTCGGTAGCGCGCTGATGGGCTTGATATACGCAAAGCGTCGCAGCGTATAACTTGATTTTTAATCCGGCGGGCGGCTTTTGCAGGCCGCTTGTTACTTTCGAGGAGATCTTATGAAATTGAAATTGATGGCTGGGGTTTGGGCTATGGCTTTATTAAGCGCATCGGAGGCTTATGCCTCGCAAACCGTGCTCACCTTTGAAAACTTGAACGATGGGGATTTGGTTGACGGTTATGGCGGTATTTCCGGATGGCAAGCCGGCGGAGGATTGCGAGATTATTCCATTTACCCGTCCCATCAACCGGACATGGGCGATCGTTATTTTGCGGTTTCTTACGGCGGTGCGGAGCTGAGTTTCGACTCGGCGCCGGTGGTATTTGAGGGTGTGCACTATAATTTTGTCGGCTTCGACAGCAATATCAGCTACGAACTGTATTACCAAAACCAACTGGTTTATAGCGCACTGCTGGTTCCAGAAGATCAGCCGCCGGAAGTTTATTGGTTGGCATCAGGCTACAGCGGCCTAATCGATAAAATCTATTTTCACG
Encoded proteins:
- a CDS encoding DUF998 domain-containing protein, giving the protein MKSPSSILAGWLGLASSGLLAWGNWHYGQSLPNYDAVRQTISELASFGTPLADQINYGLFLPVGLTQWLALACQYRMLKQNSTHRQGLLAFSWVGTAYVICALFPCDPGSPLVGSWASKFITCSVRLNIWEAVLACFYWGEFRANASRSR
- a CDS encoding Lcl C-terminal domain-containing protein, with protein sequence MKRKILCAALAALGTLAAGSVQAQLFDRGGGLIYDSAQNVTWLADANYAKTSGSDAQGKMSWQNAVAWVDGLSYLDGVRGTTYSDWRLPTFNDLGVPGCDYGYSGSDCGFNVSTASSELAHLYYGDFSNKGSLDSRGGPQSGYGIVDDPATADDESLFSHIQSFGYWLGTSYGGDASKAWYLSTATGMQNYISKGTNYYVWAVRDGDVAAVPLPGAVWLFGSALMGLIYAKRRSV